The nucleotide sequence TGGAGCCGGAATAGCCTTCCACGAGCACGTAATAGGTGCCGGGCGTGAGCATTCCGCCGATCATCAAAAAATTATCGCCGTCACCACCTTGATCGTTGATGGCATGCAATTCCCCGGCCGCACCGTAAAGGTATCCGTAGGTATCGATGTCCCCGGTCGAGCGGATGGTGAGACTGCCGGAGGTCGTGAGCTGCACGGCGAAATAGTCGTGGTCCCATGAACCCAGTCGGGCAGACACCGTGTCGTTTCTCGAGATGACGGTGGCCGTGGCAAATGTGCCGCCATGGTCATCGTTGTCGCCCACGCCTCCGTAGCTCCCTCCTACATTGTAATTGAACGCGATACCGTAGGTGTCGTCCAACTGCAGCGCGTCGAGATCGCCGACGACGGAATTCATGATCGCATCCACCGATTGAAAATTTTCGTCCGGATGCCCCAACCCCAAAAAGTGACCGAACTCGTGCAACAGGACGCGGTGCAAATCGTCCGTGTCGTCCTCCAATGGTCCGCGATAGGAATCCCACGTGTAGGAAGAATTCACCACAATGTCCGATTCATGACGAAACTGTCCCGTGTCGATGTAGGTGATCGTGATGGCAAGGGCATCGCCCATGTCTTCTCCGTAGGTATTGGAGTCGAAGAACACGTTGTTATAGCCGTTTTCGTCCCCGACCGGCGCCAGCGATCTCGACACCGCCACCATGGTGGTCCGATCGATCTCCGCATTCCATAGCGCGATCACATCGGCGGCGACGGCATCGAAAGAGGTCTTGCCGTCGCGAAGCGGCGCGGACGGGACACCCAGGTTTAATTCCACCCGCACATTTCCGTCGGGCCACGGTGTGCGATTGGAAACAAAACCCAGCAACGTCGAGCCCAGCGACAACGCCAATCCGGTTGTGGCGACGCGGAGAAGGGACCTCCGCCTATTCACTCCGTGCCTTTCGTTCGCGTTCCGTCTTCACCGCCGCCAGAAACCGCTCCAGCGAAACCCGGGCACCATCCTCGGCGTCGAGTCGCTCGGATTGCGGTCCCGTCCGCAGCCGCTGGTCGACGGCTTCGATGGTTGGCAAGACGCGACCATCATCCCGCGTAAGATAGGAGGCCCCCGAAGCCGGCTCCCGCACCACATTGTAGCGACCGTTCCCCCACCCGACCAAGGGACACGCCTGCCGTTCCCCTTGGTGCAGAAACAAAACCACTTCTTCACCACGACGAAACGTCGGCATGCCGTCCACGCGCATCGTCTTGTTGCCCACGCTTCCGCCCAAAAACCTCAAGGTCAGGCCGCGCTCCCGGACGACGCCGTCAACCGACGCCAAGACTTCAAATTCCACTGCCGTGCGCACCAAAGGTCGTCCTTCGTAAACGTCGGCGAATGCGTGAACCCGCGTGACTCGAGCATGCACCACGTCTTCTGCTCGGGTCGCGAGTTCAGGGAAGGTGATCGGACGCAACGAAGTGGCCAGTCCGGCTGATGTCGGGAGCAACATCAGCACCAAAATGACACCGCAGCGCACAGCGCGGCCAAAAATATAGTTCATCGGACTCCTGCTCTTTAGGGGATGTTGAGGTGACGAGTGAATGAACAGGCACCGGCCAGAGCACCTGAGTCAGACGTCATCGGGGCCGACACCCGTGCTGCTGGCGAGTCCAAAACCGAAAATTTTCCGCGCTAATCCCGGGCCGTCTAACCACCGATCCCACCCGCGCCTCCTCAACCCGGTCGGGCGTCAGGCGTCACCGTTCTTGCGGGGGTGAAATTTCGCGTGATGTTCGACCAGGCGCGTTTCTTCGACGGCCGTGTAAATCTGGGTGGTGCCAATGTTGGCGTGCCCGAGCATTTCCTGGATGGCACGCAGATCCGCCCCGCCGCCGAGCAGGTGAGTGGCAAAGGAGTGGCGCAACAAGTGTGGTTTCACCGGCTTGGTGACTCCGGCGCGCTGAGCGTGTTGTTTCACCACCACCCAGACCATTTTACGCGAAATGGCGGTGCCCCGTTTGCTGAGAAACAATTGGCTGCCGGTCTTGCTCGTCTTCACAAAATGCGGCCGGCCGGATTCGAGATAAGCCTTGATCGCGGAGACCGCCGCTTCGCCCACCGGCACGACCCGCTCCTTGGAGCCCTTGCCCCAAACGCGGACAAAACCCTCCTCCAAATCGATCTGCTGCAGGGTCAGTCCGCACAATTCGGATACGCGCAGTCCACTGGAATAGAACAGCTCCAACATGGCGCGGTCACGCAGACCAAACTCGTCGCCACCCGTCGGTGCCGCCAGAATTCGCAGGACTTCCTCCGTCGTGAGGGTGGCGGGCAACTTGCGCCTAAGCTTGGGTCCCGCGAGCAATTCGGTGAACTCGTCGGGACGCACACTATTGTGCACGAGGTAGCGGGCAAACATGCGCAACGCGGACAATTTTCGCGCCGTGCTGGAAGCCGCCAGTTTTCGATCGCTCAGCTCTTCGGCCCACGCGGCGGCATCCGCCCGCGAAACCCTGCGCCAATCACTATGACCACGCTGCGCGAAAAATTCGGCCGCCTGCCGCAGGTCATGTTCATAGGCCTGAACTGTTTTGTCCGATCGGCCCCGCTCCAAGGCCAGGGAAGCACCGAAGTCGGTGATCGCCTCGGCCATGGCCTCCGGCAGATCGAGGTCGGTGACAGGGCGCGGCGGCATGCCATACGTTGGCTGACCACCGGGTCGGTGCAAGCGCTCAACCCGCGCGGTCGCGGTAAAGACGCCGTCCGCTTAGCGGCGACGTCCGCCGCCACCGGGACGACGTTTGAAACCACCGGGAGGAGGCGTGCGCATCCGGTAGGTAATGCGGGCCTTTTCCAAATCGTAAGGGCTCATCTCCATCTTCACCGTATCGCCCGCGGCGATCTTGATGAAATGCTTGCGCAGCTTCCCTGAAATATGGGCGAGCACTTGGTGCCCGTTGGCGAGCTCCACTCTAAACATCGTGCCGGGGAGGACGGCTACGATCTTTCCCTCCACTTCGATCGAGTCTCCGTCAGGCATACAGGGGGACCTTTCGGTCAATAATCAGGTGTTCGGTCATGCAATAATCAGGTGCGCAAAAGCCACTTGTAAGCCAACGATCACACCGCTTAGTCAAGGCTTTACTCCTTTCGACCATGTCAGTTCCTCCCGAGAAGCCGTTCCCTTGCCCGTTTGAAA is from Synoicihabitans lomoniglobus and encodes:
- the xerD gene encoding site-specific tyrosine recombinase XerD produces the protein MPPRPVTDLDLPEAMAEAITDFGASLALERGRSDKTVQAYEHDLRQAAEFFAQRGHSDWRRVSRADAAAWAEELSDRKLAASSTARKLSALRMFARYLVHNSVRPDEFTELLAGPKLRRKLPATLTTEEVLRILAAPTGGDEFGLRDRAMLELFYSSGLRVSELCGLTLQQIDLEEGFVRVWGKGSKERVVPVGEAAVSAIKAYLESGRPHFVKTSKTGSQLFLSKRGTAISRKMVWVVVKQHAQRAGVTKPVKPHLLRHSFATHLLGGGADLRAIQEMLGHANIGTTQIYTAVEETRLVEHHAKFHPRKNGDA
- the infA gene encoding translation initiation factor IF-1 — translated: MPDGDSIEVEGKIVAVLPGTMFRVELANGHQVLAHISGKLRKHFIKIAAGDTVKMEMSPYDLEKARITYRMRTPPPGGFKRRPGGGGRRR